Genomic window (Desulfovibrio sp. TomC):
CGCCGCCAGCACCGATTCCGCACAGTTCAGCCCGCTGCAAAACAAAGCTTCAGCTCGCAGTTCAACGTCTTGTCTTTCCATGTCCATGCTCCGTGCTTGTGCCGGGCGGGTTGGTTCCGGCCCGTCCGGCGAGTTGAATTGATCTGTTTTTTTGTTTAGACCAGCCCGACGATCGGTTCCAACGAATATATCCGAAAGGGTCGATCGAAATTTCCGAACACACTGCTCGCATACGGGAGGCCGGATGGAACTGCGTGATGTGCGAACCTTCGTGGCCGTGGCGCGGCATTTGAGCTTTCACCGGGCAGGGCAGGAGGTGCACGCGGCGCAGTCCACGGTCTCGGCACGCATCGCCGCCCTGGAGGAGGAATTGCAGGTCCGCCTGTTTGACCGCCTGGGCCGGCGCGTAGCCCTCACCGAGGCAGGGGAGCGGCTGCAGCAATTCGCGATCAAGCTGCTGGACCTGGAAGACGAGGCTCGGGCCTGGGTGGCCGGGGCCTCTGAGGCGCGCGGGGCGTTGAGCATCCGGGTGCCGGAGTCGCTCTGCGCCTGGCGCATGGGCGGGCTGATTCGCGGGTATCGGGAACAGTTTCCGCATCTGCAGCTGCGCTTTATCTCATGCACCTTGGACGGGCTGGAGAAGGATCTGCGCCAAGGCGTGACGGACTTGGCCTTCCTTATGGCCGACAGTGTCCGGGCCGGGGATCTGGTGGTGGAGGCCCTGGGCGTGGAACCCCTGGTGCTGGTGGCCGGGCCTGGGCATCGGCTGGCGCACGGCGGCCCCTGCAATGTGGAAGATCTGGCCGGCGAAACGTTGGCACTCTCCACGGCGGATTGCGCCACGCGCAAATCATTTGAACACATGCTGGCCGAAGCCGGGGTGCGCCCGGCGGCCAGCCTGGAATTTTCCAGCGCCGCAGCCCTGCGGGGCTGTCTGGCCGGCGGGCTGGGGGTGAGCATCCTGCCGGCCCTGGCCGTGCGGGACGACCTGACCGCCGGTCGCCTGGCCCTGCTGCCCTGGGCCGGGCCGATCCTGGAGACGGCGGTGCTCATGCTGCACCACAAGGACAAATGGCTCTCCCCGCCGCTGGCCGCCTTCATGGATCTGATGCGCCGGGAACTCATGGGCGGGGCAGTTGCCTCGCCTCCCGCCTGCCTGGATTCACTCGCTGCGAAAGAGTGTATAACGGGGAAGAGCACCGACTGCTGCAGGGCAGGTGGGTAACGAAGCGACAGGAATCCGGCTAGAACCAATTCCTCCCAGTGTGCAGCATTAAAGACCCTTTGT
Coding sequences:
- a CDS encoding LysR family transcriptional regulator → MELRDVRTFVAVARHLSFHRAGQEVHAAQSTVSARIAALEEELQVRLFDRLGRRVALTEAGERLQQFAIKLLDLEDEARAWVAGASEARGALSIRVPESLCAWRMGGLIRGYREQFPHLQLRFISCTLDGLEKDLRQGVTDLAFLMADSVRAGDLVVEALGVEPLVLVAGPGHRLAHGGPCNVEDLAGETLALSTADCATRKSFEHMLAEAGVRPAASLEFSSAAALRGCLAGGLGVSILPALAVRDDLTAGRLALLPWAGPILETAVLMLHHKDKWLSPPLAAFMDLMRRELMGGAVASPPACLDSLAAKECITGKSTDCCRAGG